Sequence from the Gloeocapsopsis dulcis genome:
AGTCTAAATCGACCATATTTGCGGCTTCTTTTGCAGCTTGAGTCCCCGAATTCATCGCCACACCTACATTGGCTTGTGCTAGTGCGGGAGCATCGTTTGTACCATCTCCCGTCATTGCGACTAATTTTCCGGCGGCTTGTTCGCGCTGAATTACGGCGATTTTATCTTCGGGAGTTGCTTCAGCAATAAAGTCATCGACGCCTGCTTCTTGAGCAATCACCGCCGCAGTAATTTGGTTATCACCAGTGAGCATAATTGTTCGCACGCCCATGCGTCGTAACTGGTCAAAACGTTCTTTAATACCAGGTTTGATAATATCTTTAAGATAAATGACACCATAAATATCGCCATTGAGTGCAACAGCCAGCGGTGTACCACCCAAACGGGAAATACGTTCATATGCAGCATCAAGATCTGCGGGAATTTGACCATTGCGCGAACGCACAAATCCTTTAATTGCTTCTACTGCACCTTTGCGTACCTCCACTCCATGGGGTAAATTTGTCCCACTCATGCGTGTCTTGGCAGAAAAGTCAACGGCTTCAGCTTGACTCCAGTCAAACTCAAGTGCTGCCCCTAATTTATTTGCTAAACGAACAATTGACTTACCTTCGGGTGTTTGATCGAAGACACTTGCTGCGAAAGCAACTTTGGCAATATCATCCACAGAATGACCACTAACTGGAATAAATTCTTCGGCTAAACGATTCCCTAGCGTGATAGTTCCCGTTTTGTCCAAAACAAGCGTATTAACATCTCCACACGCCTCTACTGCCCGTCCAGAGGTCGCAATGACGTTAAATTGAGCGACTCGATCCATTCCCGCAATGCCGATCGCACTTAGTAATCCACCGATCGTTGTCGGAATTAGTGCAACCAACAAAGCAATCAGAATTGCCACACTCACAGGACTTTGGACATAATTAGCTAACGGTGGTAGCGTTGCCACGACCAACAGAAATACTAGCGTCAGCACCGCAAGTAAGACGGTTAGTGCAATTTCATTTGGTGTTTTACTGCGTTCTGCACCTTCTACCAGCGAAATCATGCGATCGATAAAGCCTCTACCAGGATCGGCAGTAATTTGAATTGTGAGTTCGTCAGATATAATCCGCGTACCGCCTGTAACCGAACTGGCGACATCTGAACCTGGTTCCTTTAACACGGGTGCTGATTCTCCGGTAATTGCAGATTCATCTACGGAAGCAACTCCCGCAATCACTTCGCCATCTGCTGGAATGAGATCGCCTGCAATGACTTTAATGCGATCGCCCCGCCGTAAGGTGGTGGAAGAAACTTCCTGCGTTGAACCATCGTTTAAAAGTTTCCGTGCTAGGGTGTCTGATTTTGTTGAGCGTAAAGCGTCGGCTTGCGCTTTGCCGCGTCCTTCGGCGACTGCTTCGGCAAAATTGGCAAACAAAACCGTCAAAAACAAAATAATCGCAATCAAGCCATTGAACAGCCGCAGATTTTCACCTGGTACA
This genomic interval carries:
- the kdpB gene encoding potassium-transporting ATPase subunit KdpB — its product is MDSTTPSSPISPRPRPGGPREQRKHTPKVSRKGLYQRAIRDAFTKLNPQQMVKNPVMFLVWVGTIITALLTVYPALFGTVPGENLRLFNGLIAIILFLTVLFANFAEAVAEGRGKAQADALRSTKSDTLARKLLNDGSTQEVSSTTLRRGDRIKVIAGDLIPADGEVIAGVASVDESAITGESAPVLKEPGSDVASSVTGGTRIISDELTIQITADPGRGFIDRMISLVEGAERSKTPNEIALTVLLAVLTLVFLLVVATLPPLANYVQSPVSVAILIALLVALIPTTIGGLLSAIGIAGMDRVAQFNVIATSGRAVEACGDVNTLVLDKTGTITLGNRLAEEFIPVSGHSVDDIAKVAFAASVFDQTPEGKSIVRLANKLGAALEFDWSQAEAVDFSAKTRMSGTNLPHGVEVRKGAVEAIKGFVRSRNGQIPADLDAAYERISRLGGTPLAVALNGDIYGVIYLKDIIKPGIKERFDQLRRMGVRTIMLTGDNQITAAVIAQEAGVDDFIAEATPEDKIAVIQREQAAGKLVAMTGDGTNDAPALAQANVGVAMNSGTQAAKEAANMVDLDSDPTKLIDIVAIGKQLLITRGALTTFSIANDIAKYFAIIPVIFTAAGIDRLNIMGLASTQSAVLSALIYNALIIPALIPLALTGVKFRPLTANQLLQRNILLYGLGGVVTPFIAIKVIDVIIAAIGLA